From one Haloferax marinisediminis genomic stretch:
- the arsN2 gene encoding arsenic resistance N-acetyltransferase ArsN2 has protein sequence MSDERVTLHPADSRLSYVEGLLDANDLPSRDVRSKPDCFSIGYVDGTPIGIGGIERYGSDGLLRSVVVESAARGEGLGTALCDALEAEARAAGIDTLYLLTTTARAFFAGRGYEEIERTDPPVTIQETTEFDDLCPSTATCMKKSL, from the coding sequence ATGAGCGACGAGCGTGTGACTCTCCACCCGGCCGACAGCAGACTCTCGTACGTCGAGGGCCTGCTCGACGCCAACGACTTACCGTCCCGTGACGTTCGGTCGAAGCCGGACTGTTTCTCCATCGGATACGTCGATGGCACGCCAATCGGCATCGGCGGCATCGAGCGATATGGATCCGATGGATTGCTCCGGTCGGTCGTCGTCGAATCTGCCGCGCGAGGGGAAGGACTCGGAACCGCCCTCTGTGACGCGCTCGAAGCGGAGGCACGGGCCGCCGGTATCGACACGCTCTACCTACTCACGACGACGGCGCGCGCGTTCTTCGCCGGCCGTGGATACGAGGAGATCGAGCGAACAGACCCGCCGGTCACGATTCAAGAGACCACAGAGTTCGACGACCTCTGTCCCTCGACGGCCACCTGTATGAAGAAATCACTGTAA
- a CDS encoding DUF5785 family protein: MDWPHDPDGEEGSEGGRKYGQAIIAKKIDEGEDFPLNKSEFVAEFGDDPIRLDYERVVSLSEIFEHVDGEEFGDFVELHKAVGKAMRDNGFWFYEGADKFVKGKKA, from the coding sequence ATGGATTGGCCACACGACCCGGACGGCGAAGAAGGGAGCGAAGGAGGCCGGAAGTACGGCCAGGCGATTATCGCGAAGAAAATCGACGAAGGCGAAGACTTCCCGCTGAACAAATCGGAGTTCGTCGCGGAGTTCGGCGACGACCCGATTCGCCTCGACTACGAGCGCGTCGTCTCGCTCTCGGAGATTTTCGAGCACGTCGACGGCGAGGAGTTCGGTGACTTCGTGGAACTGCACAAGGCAGTCGGGAAAGCCATGCGCGACAACGGCTTCTGGTTCTACGAGGGTGCCGACAAGTTCGTGAAAGGCAAGAAAGCGTAA
- the udk gene encoding uridine kinase produces the protein MTIPSFVIGIAGGSGAGKTTVSRLITENVGESVTRIPIDNYYKDQSHLEMDEREQMNYDHPSAFEWDLLRDQLAELLEGRSVEMPQYDFEVHNRKPERVTVEPTDVIILEGILALYDENVNEMLDLRLYVETDADVRILRRIQRDAIDRGRDLQGVIDQYLSTVKPMHEQFIEPTKKHADLIIPEGANSVAVTLLEEKVQAEVEGDETRTWEREAIEQEVQERTTFDGPVN, from the coding sequence ATGACTATTCCGTCGTTCGTCATCGGCATCGCCGGGGGCAGTGGTGCCGGCAAGACCACCGTGTCCCGACTCATCACCGAAAACGTCGGTGAGTCAGTGACGCGGATTCCAATTGACAACTACTACAAAGACCAGAGCCATCTCGAGATGGACGAGCGCGAGCAGATGAACTACGACCACCCCTCGGCGTTCGAGTGGGACCTCCTGCGCGACCAGCTGGCCGAACTGCTCGAAGGGCGGTCGGTCGAGATGCCGCAGTACGACTTCGAGGTCCACAACCGAAAGCCGGAGCGGGTGACCGTCGAGCCAACCGACGTCATCATCCTCGAAGGAATTCTCGCACTCTACGACGAGAACGTCAACGAGATGCTCGACTTGCGACTCTACGTCGAGACTGACGCCGACGTCCGAATCCTTCGCCGCATCCAGCGTGACGCCATCGACCGCGGGCGCGACTTACAGGGCGTCATCGACCAGTATCTCTCGACGGTCAAACCGATGCACGAGCAGTTCATCGAGCCGACGAAGAAACACGCAGACCTCATCATCCCTGAAGGCGCGAACAGCGTCGCCGTCACACTCCTCGAAGAGAAAGTCCAAGCCGAAGTCGAAGGCGACGAGACGCGCACGTGGGAACGCGAAGCTATCGAACAGGAAGTCCAAGAACGGACTACGTTCGACGGACCGGTCAACTAG
- a CDS encoding ABC transporter substrate-binding protein, translated as MVRDIVRRDFLKGVGAAGAAGLTGLSGCIGGGGGSAGPDGLVVIGYPESGIQLFRDYYSASDGSEQILVPDGLRSGSMPGQVGNEMANVTGTAPAAGGPNQSTFTQLFEDEYGAAPGVFTSQCYDSVAIQLLANAAAGENSGPAIKDQMRRMANPGGTVIGPGDLVEGIELAANGEDIDYQGASSSVNFDAKGDPAEAAYAIWEFDAANDATTEVDKQSFQGANPGGDGPAADSGPGGTDRDMTVGILLPETGDLAAVGQPMIQAAQIPVKQVNDANPAGLSVTAEIEDTQTSPDAGVAAAQSLVSAGVPSVCGSASSGVNVPVSQQAFIPNEIVGCSPSSTALSVSDLDDNDFIFRTAPSDFLQGRVMAQVMSDRLGTDTVSTLYVNNDYGQQLSERFSNVFADEFGGEVYQQVAFNIGESSYSSVIETALSGPE; from the coding sequence ATGGTACGTGATATCGTACGCCGCGACTTCCTCAAGGGAGTGGGAGCCGCGGGCGCGGCAGGCTTGACTGGACTATCTGGATGTATCGGTGGCGGAGGCGGTTCCGCTGGACCTGACGGACTAGTCGTCATCGGATACCCCGAGAGTGGTATCCAACTATTCCGTGACTACTACAGCGCCTCCGACGGAAGCGAGCAAATCCTCGTTCCTGACGGACTGCGCTCCGGGTCGATGCCCGGTCAGGTCGGTAACGAGATGGCGAACGTCACCGGAACGGCACCGGCGGCAGGCGGTCCGAACCAGTCGACGTTCACCCAACTGTTCGAAGACGAATACGGCGCGGCACCCGGTGTCTTCACGTCGCAGTGTTACGACTCCGTCGCGATTCAGTTGCTCGCGAACGCTGCGGCCGGTGAGAACTCCGGTCCGGCTATCAAAGACCAGATGCGCCGGATGGCGAACCCCGGCGGCACTGTCATCGGCCCCGGCGACCTCGTCGAAGGTATCGAACTGGCCGCAAACGGCGAAGACATCGACTACCAGGGTGCGTCTTCCTCGGTCAACTTCGACGCGAAGGGTGACCCGGCAGAGGCAGCCTACGCCATCTGGGAGTTCGACGCAGCGAACGACGCCACGACCGAAGTCGACAAGCAGAGTTTCCAGGGTGCGAACCCCGGCGGCGACGGTCCGGCCGCAGACAGTGGCCCCGGCGGCACCGACCGCGACATGACCGTCGGTATCCTGCTGCCAGAGACCGGTGACCTCGCAGCAGTCGGTCAACCGATGATTCAGGCAGCACAGATTCCGGTCAAGCAGGTCAACGATGCGAACCCGGCAGGCCTCTCTGTCACGGCTGAAATCGAAGACACGCAGACGTCCCCGGACGCTGGTGTCGCCGCTGCACAGTCGCTCGTCTCCGCAGGCGTGCCCTCGGTGTGTGGTTCGGCGTCGTCCGGTGTGAACGTCCCTGTCTCACAGCAGGCGTTCATCCCGAACGAAATCGTCGGTTGTTCGCCGTCCTCGACGGCACTGTCCGTCTCCGACCTCGACGACAACGACTTCATCTTCCGGACTGCGCCGTCTGACTTCCTGCAGGGCCGCGTCATGGCGCAGGTCATGTCCGACCGCCTCGGAACGGACACCGTCTCGACGCTGTACGTCAACAACGACTACGGTCAGCAGCTCTCCGAGCGCTTCAGCAACGTCTTCGCTGACGAGTTCGGTGGCGAAGTCTACCAACAGGTCGCCTTCAACATCGGGGAGTCCTCGTACTCCTCCGTCATCGAGACGGCGCTCTCCGGTCCGGAATAA
- a CDS encoding ABC transporter ATP-binding protein, which translates to MSVDANTSATSGGGVEDRSDWLLRVRNLDAGYGDLQILTDVDMDVYDGEYVTIVGPNGAGKSTTMKSVFGLTAHMGGTIQFQDEDITGRRPEGIIHVGIGYVPQNDNIFPTLTVEENLEMGAYILDEVPQDAIRAVYDRFPILEERKHQKAGTMSGGQQQMLAMGRALMLDPDLLLLDEPSAGLAPDLVQEMFDKIDEINEAGTAILMVEQNAKEALRRCDRGYVLANGQNRYMDRGSALLEDEQVRQDFLGG; encoded by the coding sequence ATGAGCGTCGACGCCAACACGAGCGCCACGAGCGGTGGCGGTGTCGAAGACCGCAGCGACTGGTTGCTGCGTGTCCGCAACCTCGACGCCGGGTACGGCGACCTGCAGATTCTCACCGACGTGGACATGGACGTTTACGACGGCGAGTACGTGACTATCGTCGGCCCGAACGGGGCCGGCAAGTCCACGACGATGAAGTCCGTCTTCGGACTGACCGCCCACATGGGTGGGACGATTCAGTTCCAAGACGAGGATATCACCGGCCGACGACCCGAAGGTATCATCCACGTCGGAATCGGGTACGTCCCGCAGAACGACAACATCTTCCCGACGCTGACCGTCGAAGAGAACCTCGAGATGGGTGCGTACATCCTCGACGAGGTGCCACAGGACGCGATTCGAGCGGTCTACGACCGGTTCCCCATCCTCGAAGAACGCAAGCACCAGAAAGCAGGGACCATGTCCGGCGGGCAACAGCAGATGCTCGCGATGGGTCGTGCACTCATGCTCGACCCCGACCTGCTGCTCCTCGACGAACCGTCGGCGGGTCTCGCACCCGACCTCGTCCAGGAGATGTTCGACAAAATCGACGAAATCAACGAGGCAGGCACGGCTATCTTGATGGTCGAACAGAACGCGAAAGAGGCGCTTCGACGCTGTGACCGCGGCTACGTCCTCGCGAACGGGCAGAACCGCTACATGGACCGCGGGTCTGCGCTCCTCGAAGACGAACAGGTCCGACAGGACTTCCTCGGCGGATAA
- a CDS encoding ABC transporter ATP-binding protein, giving the protein MSDASNPPVDEVATKVDDGALGAFASGVDTTEEFPLQVEGLRKSFGGITAVDGASFEVEAGTLTGLIGPNGAGKSTTFNLITGMLKPDAGTVTFNGEDITGLEPHEIANRGMVRTFQIARELSEMTVLENMMLAPKHQRGEALWRSVTPGVRDDVREQEEELLERVWEVLDFFDIDHIAHEYAGNLSGGQRKLLEMARALLTDPDMLLLDEPFAGVNPTLEKKLLEHIHELREQGYTFLLVEHDMDLIMNNCEHVIVLHQGQVLTEGTPDDIRSNEEVIEAYLGGNV; this is encoded by the coding sequence ATGAGTGATGCATCGAATCCACCAGTCGACGAAGTCGCGACCAAGGTCGACGACGGCGCACTTGGTGCGTTCGCATCCGGTGTCGACACGACAGAGGAGTTCCCACTGCAAGTCGAAGGACTGCGAAAGTCCTTCGGTGGCATCACCGCTGTCGACGGCGCGTCCTTCGAAGTGGAAGCCGGAACGCTGACGGGTCTCATCGGTCCGAACGGGGCCGGGAAGTCGACGACGTTCAACCTCATCACGGGGATGCTCAAACCCGACGCCGGGACCGTCACGTTCAACGGCGAGGACATCACGGGCCTCGAACCCCACGAGATTGCGAACCGTGGGATGGTTCGGACGTTCCAGATTGCTCGTGAACTGAGCGAGATGACCGTCCTCGAGAACATGATGCTCGCGCCGAAACACCAGCGAGGTGAGGCGCTGTGGCGGTCTGTCACACCGGGCGTCCGCGACGACGTTCGCGAACAAGAAGAGGAACTCCTCGAACGCGTCTGGGAGGTCCTCGACTTCTTCGACATCGACCACATCGCCCACGAGTACGCAGGCAACCTCTCCGGTGGCCAGCGGAAACTCTTGGAGATGGCACGAGCGCTCCTCACCGACCCCGACATGCTGCTCCTCGACGAGCCGTTCGCAGGGGTCAACCCGACGCTCGAAAAGAAACTACTCGAACACATCCACGAACTTCGCGAACAGGGCTACACGTTCCTGCTCGTCGAACACGACATGGACCTCATCATGAACAACTGTGAACACGTCATCGTGCTCCACCAAGGGCAGGTCCTCACGGAGGGCACGCCCGACGACATCCGGAGCAACGAAGAAGTCATCGAGGCCTACCTCGGAGGCAACGTATGA
- a CDS encoding branched-chain amino acid ABC transporter permease produces MSVKDDVAARVPGGDTGLIVLVIASAYLLYLLAGIVLGYDLRGQLNSIATLTFYIGVFAMLSLALNLHWGYTGLFNIGIVGFMAVGVYVMALVSKPLYVAGGAAQVGGLGLPLWVGILAGMLAAAILGLVVALPALRLRADYLAIVTIAMSEIVRFSFLSGDLQQFSLLGTRVGFGGGSGLILDFTSPLEALFQAIGLWGVYTGFIDAFRVIVPTNPKPVVDGIVYGALLLGFVVVYYWLLKRTGESPFGRVLKAIREDEDVANALGKNTDGFKIKSFMLGCALMGLAGILWLMPQGAVTPNFFRPRVTFFVWIALIIGGAGSNTGSVLGGAVFAAVLYQGPRYFQNLVGTVFPNLDSPSGFGQAISPLISSFDPVPFLLYTVDSIRQLQLVVMGLVLIWLMHNRPEGLLGHRKETASVIPLSRPKSMAAADGGTDETVRTDGGIERGEDDE; encoded by the coding sequence ATGAGCGTCAAAGACGACGTCGCCGCCCGCGTTCCCGGTGGCGACACGGGACTTATCGTCTTGGTCATCGCATCCGCGTACCTGCTGTACCTTCTGGCAGGTATCGTACTCGGATACGACCTGCGTGGCCAACTCAACTCCATCGCGACGCTGACGTTCTACATCGGCGTCTTCGCGATGCTGTCGCTCGCGCTCAACCTCCACTGGGGGTACACGGGACTGTTCAACATCGGTATCGTCGGCTTCATGGCCGTCGGTGTCTACGTGATGGCTCTCGTCTCGAAGCCGCTGTACGTCGCTGGCGGTGCCGCTCAGGTTGGGGGCCTCGGCCTCCCGCTGTGGGTCGGTATCCTCGCTGGGATGCTCGCTGCGGCCATCCTCGGTTTGGTGGTCGCCTTACCGGCACTACGGTTACGAGCGGACTATCTCGCTATCGTGACGATTGCGATGTCAGAAATCGTTCGGTTCAGCTTCCTCTCTGGTGACCTCCAACAGTTCTCGCTCCTGGGAACGAGAGTCGGGTTCGGTGGCGGGTCGGGCCTCATTCTCGACTTCACGTCGCCGCTCGAAGCACTGTTCCAGGCGATTGGGCTGTGGGGTGTCTACACTGGCTTCATCGATGCCTTCAGAGTAATCGTTCCGACGAATCCCAAACCGGTCGTCGATGGAATCGTCTACGGAGCGTTGCTCCTTGGCTTCGTCGTCGTCTACTACTGGCTACTCAAGCGAACCGGTGAGTCGCCGTTCGGCCGCGTGCTGAAGGCGATTCGAGAAGACGAAGACGTCGCAAACGCGCTCGGGAAGAACACCGACGGCTTCAAAATCAAGTCGTTCATGCTCGGCTGTGCCCTGATGGGCCTCGCCGGGATTCTCTGGCTCATGCCGCAGGGTGCTGTGACGCCGAACTTCTTCCGGCCGCGCGTGACGTTCTTCGTCTGGATTGCCCTCATCATCGGTGGTGCAGGGTCGAACACCGGCAGCGTCCTCGGTGGCGCAGTGTTCGCAGCAGTTCTCTACCAGGGACCACGTTACTTCCAGAACCTCGTGGGAACCGTCTTCCCCAATCTGGATTCGCCTTCAGGGTTCGGACAGGCGATTTCGCCGCTCATCAGTTCGTTCGACCCCGTCCCGTTCTTGCTGTACACGGTCGACAGTATTCGCCAACTCCAACTCGTCGTGATGGGTCTGGTACTCATCTGGCTGATGCACAACCGTCCGGAAGGCCTGCTCGGCCACCGCAAAGAGACAGCCTCCGTCATCCCGCTGTCCCGTCCGAAGTCGATGGCCGCCGCCGATGGCGGCACCGACGAAACGGTTCGTACCGATGGCGGTATCGAACGAGGTGAAGACGATGAGTGA
- a CDS encoding branched-chain amino acid ABC transporter permease, which produces MRGLVIGLAGIGLSMTYSILNFANFAHGDYITAGAFSGWATTYLIAGLGRADIGALLLVGAGGSVYGGSLGLGMLSTPLAVVAGIIVAGSFAIALSLGVDRFIFKPVRNEDGITLLITSIGVAFALRYLMQFVFGSDVRGTTAQPPSIGLYLLDGTVFINAHDITLLIVASGLMIGVHLLLQRTKLGKAMRAMADNKDLALITGIPTERVVRSTWIIGGGLTGIAGYMFVLWKGTLGFNDGWLLLLLIFAAVILGGIGSIYGAITGGLVIGLTASMSVLWIPSAFARAAAFVVMIVILLVKPSGLFSGRSTA; this is translated from the coding sequence ATGCGTGGCCTCGTAATTGGCCTCGCAGGAATCGGGTTGTCGATGACGTACAGTATTTTGAATTTCGCGAACTTCGCACACGGTGACTACATCACCGCCGGTGCGTTCTCGGGTTGGGCGACGACGTACCTCATCGCCGGCCTCGGGCGCGCGGACATCGGTGCGTTGCTCCTCGTCGGTGCTGGTGGTTCAGTCTACGGCGGGTCGCTCGGCCTCGGGATGTTGTCGACGCCGTTAGCAGTCGTCGCAGGCATCATCGTCGCCGGTTCGTTCGCGATTGCGCTGTCACTCGGTGTGGACCGTTTCATCTTCAAACCGGTGCGTAACGAAGACGGAATCACGCTCCTCATCACGAGTATCGGTGTCGCATTCGCACTCCGCTACCTGATGCAGTTCGTCTTCGGGTCGGACGTTCGCGGCACGACGGCACAGCCACCATCGATTGGGCTCTACCTGCTCGACGGAACTGTGTTCATCAACGCACACGACATCACCCTTCTCATCGTCGCCTCCGGGCTGATGATTGGTGTCCACCTGCTCTTGCAGCGGACGAAACTCGGGAAGGCGATGCGTGCGATGGCCGACAACAAAGACCTCGCACTCATCACCGGGATTCCAACCGAACGCGTCGTTCGCTCGACCTGGATTATCGGTGGCGGACTCACCGGTATCGCCGGCTACATGTTCGTCCTCTGGAAAGGGACGCTCGGCTTCAACGACGGGTGGCTCTTGCTGCTGCTCATCTTCGCAGCAGTCATCCTCGGCGGGATTGGCTCCATCTACGGCGCAATCACTGGTGGTCTCGTCATCGGGCTTACTGCCTCGATGTCGGTCCTCTGGATTCCCTCGGCCTTCGCTCGCGCCGCGGCCTTCGTCGTGATGATCGTCATCCTGCTCGTGAAACCGTCCGGTCTCTTTAGCGGGAGGTCGACTGCATGA
- a CDS encoding GNAT family N-acetyltransferase produces MRLVAADVSDLDVLSDLWVELAHGQRAFGSHLFADANRAHIRASLAHHITFDGVLVVRDGYDGERNDSDIVGFVTFEVEAGTYEEDVTRGIISNLFVVPDRRDEGVGGRLLSAAEERLREAGADVVGLEVMADNESARKFYRRHGYGPHRIQLEKSIQNDTHSKEDQ; encoded by the coding sequence ATGCGGTTGGTGGCTGCCGATGTATCCGACCTCGACGTTCTGTCAGATTTGTGGGTCGAACTGGCCCACGGGCAGCGTGCGTTTGGGTCACATCTCTTCGCAGACGCGAATCGGGCGCATATTCGCGCATCGCTGGCGCATCACATCACGTTCGACGGCGTCCTCGTCGTGCGCGACGGATACGACGGCGAGCGTAACGATAGCGACATCGTCGGGTTCGTCACGTTCGAAGTCGAAGCAGGCACGTACGAAGAAGACGTGACGCGCGGCATCATCAGCAACCTGTTCGTCGTCCCAGACAGGCGCGACGAGGGAGTGGGTGGTCGCTTACTCTCGGCGGCCGAAGAACGACTCCGCGAGGCCGGGGCCGACGTGGTCGGTCTCGAGGTCATGGCAGACAACGAATCCGCCCGGAAATTCTACCGACGACACGGGTATGGTCCGCACCGGATTCAACTGGAGAAATCGATACAAAACGATACACACTCAAAGGAGGACCAATAA
- a CDS encoding beta-ketoacyl-ACP reductase codes for MTERNRTCVVTGSSRGIGRGIAEQLAEDGFNVVVNYRNSEAEAYDVVDAIEADGGTAIALQGDVSDYDEMMGMADRVHNTFGPIDVLVNNAGITRDRTFKDMTREDWEQVIEVNLGGVFNSTKAFYDDIKQADEGRVINISSVVGQQGNYGQANYATTKSGLFGFTRTLALELARFDSTVNCVAPGFTKTDMLNNVDEHIQEKIRERIPLGCFATVSDISGIVSFVASEDSGYMTGQILGVNGGMEW; via the coding sequence ATGACGGAACGCAATCGCACCTGTGTGGTGACAGGTTCTTCACGTGGGATTGGCCGTGGTATCGCCGAACAACTAGCAGAAGACGGCTTCAACGTCGTCGTCAACTACCGGAACTCTGAAGCAGAAGCGTACGACGTCGTCGACGCGATCGAAGCCGACGGTGGGACGGCAATCGCCCTCCAAGGTGACGTCTCCGACTACGACGAGATGATGGGAATGGCTGACCGTGTCCACAACACGTTCGGCCCAATCGACGTTCTCGTGAACAACGCGGGTATCACTCGTGACCGGACGTTCAAGGACATGACTCGCGAGGACTGGGAGCAGGTCATCGAGGTGAACCTCGGCGGCGTGTTCAACTCCACGAAAGCCTTCTACGACGATATCAAGCAGGCTGACGAGGGGCGTGTCATCAACATCTCGAGTGTCGTCGGCCAACAGGGTAACTACGGGCAGGCGAACTACGCAACGACCAAGAGCGGTCTGTTCGGGTTCACCCGAACGCTCGCACTCGAGCTCGCGAGATTCGACTCGACAGTCAACTGTGTTGCCCCCGGATTCACGAAGACGGACATGCTCAACAATGTCGACGAACATATCCAAGAGAAGATCCGCGAGCGGATTCCCCTCGGCTGCTTTGCGACGGTTTCCGACATCTCGGGTATCGTCTCGTTCGTCGCGAGCGAAGACTCGGGGTACATGACCGGCCAGATACTCGGCGTCAACGGTGGGATGGAGTGGTAA
- a CDS encoding MaoC family dehydratase, translating to MSDGDPQQNVSSLFAASGRTMAEVTRAWTNASTQVLKNITEANQAVLSAFGGGDISGEVTESSDVSIGYSRRGWSLDRDLTCDTEVTVGDTLRFSKVISEANVDAFADATGDTNRLHLDEAFASNSRFGEPIAHGILVLGLISAALARLPGLTIYLSQDIQFIRPATIGQRYTAVIEVVEQLGDKQFRLTTDVVDESGEMIVDGEAVVLVDDLPA from the coding sequence ATGAGTGACGGCGACCCACAACAGAACGTGTCGTCACTGTTCGCGGCTTCGGGGCGAACGATGGCAGAGGTGACCCGCGCGTGGACGAACGCATCGACGCAGGTGCTGAAGAACATCACCGAGGCGAACCAGGCAGTCCTCTCCGCGTTTGGTGGCGGTGACATCAGTGGGGAGGTCACTGAATCGTCGGACGTGTCGATTGGGTATTCACGGCGTGGGTGGTCGCTCGATCGAGACCTCACGTGTGACACCGAGGTAACTGTGGGGGACACCCTCCGCTTTTCGAAGGTAATCAGCGAAGCGAACGTCGACGCCTTCGCCGACGCAACTGGCGATACGAACAGACTCCACCTCGACGAGGCGTTCGCGAGTAACTCCCGCTTCGGCGAACCGATTGCTCACGGTATCCTCGTTCTTGGCCTGATCAGCGCTGCACTCGCCCGGCTTCCGGGGTTGACCATCTATCTCTCGCAAGATATCCAATTTATCCGCCCTGCGACGATTGGTCAGCGCTACACGGCCGTCATCGAAGTCGTCGAACAACTCGGAGACAAGCAGTTCCGACTCACGACAGACGTCGTCGACGAATCCGGTGAGATGATTGTCGATGGTGAGGCAGTCGTCCTCGTCGACGACCTCCCGGCGTAG
- a CDS encoding AbrB/MazE/SpoVT family DNA-binding domain-containing protein → MANNDDVLWPPAMFTEQLRKAGEEFTQQQQRLYEQLLAANQGGSAGGLSDFGAMSMGTAMFKTRVQSGGRLSIPDAEREALGIEEGDLVQAFVIPISKQRDNNE, encoded by the coding sequence ATGGCGAACAACGACGACGTGCTGTGGCCTCCTGCCATGTTCACCGAGCAGTTGCGCAAGGCAGGCGAGGAGTTTACGCAGCAGCAACAACGGCTCTACGAGCAGTTGCTCGCTGCGAACCAGGGAGGGTCCGCTGGCGGTCTCTCCGATTTCGGTGCGATGAGCATGGGGACTGCGATGTTCAAAACCCGCGTCCAGAGTGGTGGCCGGTTGAGCATCCCCGACGCAGAACGCGAGGCGTTAGGTATCGAAGAAGGCGACCTCGTGCAAGCGTTCGTCATTCCAATCAGCAAACAGAGAGACAACAATGAGTGA
- a CDS encoding poly(R)-hydroxyalkanoic acid synthase subunit PhaE gives MSDATPNKDSIDQWVEMMDEMNRTTLEAFEENVQMQAQFVESWIDTVENDQAIAETMDEGLEGYARAYQTWMEAAVKMLEQTNDAVEGEDISTDEFRDIWLRAANDSFKDVMETSTFAAVTGATVSDVLEYQEKVDETAAETLHSLGFATKNDVQEIGERLVEFERRQHAVEKKLDRLLDAMES, from the coding sequence ATGAGCGACGCGACACCAAACAAAGACAGTATCGACCAGTGGGTCGAGATGATGGACGAGATGAACCGAACGACCCTCGAAGCGTTCGAGGAGAACGTTCAGATGCAGGCGCAGTTCGTCGAATCGTGGATCGACACGGTCGAGAACGACCAAGCCATCGCCGAGACGATGGACGAGGGTCTCGAGGGCTACGCGCGTGCGTACCAGACCTGGATGGAAGCCGCAGTGAAGATGCTCGAACAGACGAACGACGCCGTCGAGGGAGAAGATATCTCGACTGATGAGTTCCGAGATATCTGGCTGCGCGCCGCTAACGACTCGTTCAAAGACGTCATGGAGACCAGCACGTTCGCTGCCGTCACAGGAGCGACGGTAAGCGACGTTCTCGAGTACCAAGAGAAGGTCGACGAGACTGCCGCAGAGACGCTGCACTCGCTCGGCTTCGCGACCAAGAACGACGTTCAAGAGATCGGTGAGCGACTGGTCGAGTTCGAGCGGCGACAGCACGCCGTCGAGAAGAAGCTCGACCGACTGCTCGACGCCATGGAGTCATGA